The proteins below come from a single Brachyspira hampsonii genomic window:
- the rplK gene encoding 50S ribosomal protein L11, which yields MAKKVVGIVKVRIPGGEATPAPPLGPALGQKQIQIAAFVKDFNAKTSKMKGQILNTYITVYEDKTYTFVTKGTSTSTLIKKKLGIEKGSGEPNKTKVATINQKQLEEIAQEKMAYMSANDIEAAKKIVAGTARAMGIKVE from the coding sequence ATGGCTAAAAAAGTGGTTGGTATTGTAAAGGTTCGCATACCGGGCGGAGAGGCAACACCTGCTCCTCCATTAGGACCAGCATTGGGTCAGAAGCAGATACAAATAGCCGCTTTCGTTAAAGATTTTAATGCAAAAACTTCCAAAATGAAAGGGCAGATATTAAATACCTACATAACAGTGTATGAAGATAAAACTTATACATTTGTTACTAAAGGTACATCTACTTCTACACTAATTAAGAAAAAATTGGGCATAGAAAAAGGTTCTGGAGAGCCTAATAAAACTAAAGTTGCTACAATCAATCAAAAGCAGCTTGAAGAAATTGCTCAGGAAAAAATGGCTTATATGTCAGCTAATGATATAGAAGCAGCAAAAAAAATAGTTGCGGGTACAGCCCGTGCTATGGGTATTAAAGTAGAATAA
- the rpoB gene encoding DNA-directed RNA polymerase subunit beta, protein MANNIQIDNKVYPERGVEFAKKYRMENGRVNFSRTASVIEPPDLLAIQKESYESFLQKDVPENKRKNEGLQEVLTSIFPIVSSNEKMQIEFISYSIGEPKITEKEARRRDKTYSYPFKIKVQLTVRDPERIIEQEIFVGDIPAMTDRGTFIVNGAERVIVSQIHRSPGVVFNRSDRDAMFVAKIIPDRGTWLEFELDTKKDIMYVRIDRKKKLPVTVFLRAIGITTNEEILKLFYEVDNISLEKLSDENSKEALIGRRSYSTVYDTENPDEIILNPGELINPNLAERLLMSGIKEISVLNMEAIKDNVTIINTLDKDTTKNQEEACTKIYNVIRPGEPALIENVVRTCNDLVFDPKSYALGDVGRYKLNKRLNFPESEQDKVLRHKDIIETIRFLIKVFINEEQLDDIDHLGNRRVRSVGELLSIQIKAGFTRMERIAKERMQMQDMEAVTPQSLVSIKLIQAVIKEFFGTNQLSQFMDQNNPLSEITHKRRLNALGQGGLTRDRAGFEVRDVHHTHYGKICPIETPEGPNIGLIVSLATYAKINKHGFLETPYRKVIDGKVTDEIEYLTAHDEEKYHIADANAPLNEDGTFKDNLISTRYRSEFPYSSPDQVQYMDVSPQQIVSLSSSLIPFLEHDDANRALMGSNMQRQSVPLLYPEAPIVGTGVEAKICQPGTGIAVHAKRAGKVIKVVHDEIIIKPTKQNSNDDLDVYELVKYQRTNQDTNYHQRPVVNVGDVVKAGGLLADGPATDHGELALGRNVLAAFMIFEGYNFEDAILLSRRLVQEDVFTSIHIEEFSVEARETKLDKENITRDIPNVSDAAFKNLDERGIVRIGAKVKAGDILVGKVTPKGETEITPEYRLLHSIFGEKARDVKDTSLRVPHGKEGTVIDVRVYSRENGDELKPGVEEVVKVFLAKKRIIQEGDKMAGRHGNKGVVARIMPIEDMPFLEDGTPVDICLNPLGVPSRMNIGQVIEMLLGWSGHKMGLKYACPVFEGPKEEALREAFLASGMNANGKVRLYDGRTGEPFKNEVAVGYMYMLKLNHLVEDKVHARSTGPYSLVTQQPLGGKSQFGGQRLGEMEVWALEAYGAANMLQEFLTVKSDDMTGRARIYESIVKGDVISSPGIPESFNVLVQELRGLGLNITIHDEEGNQLPSTEKELRQKNKKKEPKIWK, encoded by the coding sequence ATGGCCAATAATATTCAGATAGATAATAAAGTATATCCGGAAAGAGGGGTAGAGTTCGCAAAAAAATATAGGATGGAAAACGGACGTGTAAACTTTTCACGAACCGCTTCTGTAATAGAACCTCCCGATCTCCTCGCTATACAAAAAGAATCTTATGAAAGTTTCCTTCAAAAGGATGTACCTGAAAATAAGAGAAAAAATGAGGGATTACAGGAAGTTTTAACTTCTATATTTCCTATAGTATCGTCTAATGAAAAAATGCAGATAGAATTTATTTCTTATTCTATAGGAGAGCCTAAAATTACAGAAAAAGAGGCTAGAAGGAGAGATAAAACTTATTCCTATCCTTTTAAAATAAAAGTACAATTAACTGTAAGAGACCCTGAAAGAATCATAGAACAGGAAATATTTGTGGGTGATATACCTGCTATGACTGACAGAGGTACATTTATTGTTAATGGTGCTGAACGTGTTATAGTTTCTCAGATTCATAGATCTCCAGGTGTCGTTTTCAACCGCAGCGACAGAGATGCTATGTTTGTAGCTAAAATAATTCCAGACAGAGGTACTTGGTTGGAATTTGAGCTTGATACCAAAAAAGATATAATGTATGTTAGAATAGACAGAAAGAAAAAACTTCCTGTTACTGTATTTTTAAGAGCTATTGGTATCACAACTAATGAAGAAATTTTGAAATTATTTTATGAAGTTGATAATATTTCATTAGAAAAACTTTCAGATGAAAATTCTAAAGAGGCTTTAATAGGCAGAAGATCATATTCAACAGTGTATGATACAGAAAACCCAGATGAAATAATATTGAATCCTGGTGAGCTTATTAACCCTAACTTGGCTGAAAGACTTTTAATGAGCGGTATTAAAGAAATATCCGTATTAAATATGGAAGCAATAAAAGATAATGTAACCATAATTAATACTTTAGATAAAGATACAACAAAAAATCAAGAGGAAGCATGCACTAAAATTTATAATGTTATAAGACCGGGAGAACCCGCTTTAATAGAAAATGTTGTGAGGACTTGTAATGATTTAGTGTTTGACCCTAAATCCTATGCTTTAGGAGATGTAGGCCGTTATAAATTAAATAAAAGATTAAACTTCCCTGAAAGCGAACAGGATAAAGTTTTAAGACATAAAGATATAATAGAAACTATTCGTTTTTTAATAAAGGTATTTATAAATGAAGAACAGTTAGATGATATTGACCATTTAGGAAACAGACGCGTAAGAAGTGTTGGTGAATTATTATCCATACAAATAAAAGCTGGTTTCACTAGAATGGAGCGTATAGCTAAAGAAAGAATGCAGATGCAGGATATGGAGGCAGTAACTCCTCAGTCTCTTGTAAGCATTAAACTTATACAGGCTGTAATTAAAGAGTTCTTCGGTACAAACCAATTATCTCAGTTTATGGATCAGAATAATCCATTATCGGAGATTACACATAAAAGAAGATTAAATGCTTTAGGTCAGGGCGGTCTTACAAGAGACAGAGCAGGTTTTGAAGTAAGAGATGTACACCATACTCACTACGGAAAAATATGTCCTATTGAAACTCCTGAAGGTCCAAACATTGGTCTTATAGTTTCACTTGCCACTTATGCTAAAATTAATAAGCATGGTTTCTTAGAGACTCCATACAGAAAAGTAATTGACGGAAAAGTAACAGATGAAATAGAATATCTAACAGCTCACGATGAGGAAAAATACCATATTGCTGATGCTAATGCTCCTTTAAATGAAGATGGAACTTTCAAAGATAATCTTATTTCAACAAGATACAGAAGTGAATTCCCATATTCTTCACCAGATCAGGTTCAGTATATGGATGTTTCGCCTCAGCAGATTGTATCACTTTCAAGTTCTTTGATACCATTCTTAGAGCATGACGATGCTAACAGGGCTTTAATGGGTTCAAACATGCAGCGTCAAAGTGTTCCTTTGCTTTATCCGGAAGCTCCTATAGTAGGAACAGGTGTAGAAGCTAAAATCTGTCAGCCTGGTACAGGAATAGCAGTTCATGCAAAAAGAGCTGGAAAAGTAATTAAAGTTGTTCATGATGAAATTATAATTAAGCCTACAAAACAAAACAGCAATGATGATTTAGATGTTTATGAATTAGTAAAATACCAAAGAACTAACCAAGACACTAATTACCATCAAAGACCTGTTGTAAATGTAGGCGATGTTGTTAAAGCGGGAGGACTTTTAGCTGACGGACCTGCAACAGATCATGGTGAGTTAGCACTTGGAAGAAATGTTCTTGCTGCTTTCATGATTTTTGAAGGCTATAACTTTGAGGATGCTATACTTTTAAGCAGAAGATTAGTTCAGGAAGATGTGTTTACTTCCATACATATAGAAGAGTTTTCAGTTGAAGCCCGAGAAACAAAATTAGATAAAGAAAATATTACTAGAGATATACCTAATGTATCGGATGCAGCTTTTAAAAATTTAGATGAAAGAGGTATTGTAAGAATAGGTGCTAAAGTAAAAGCAGGAGATATATTAGTAGGTAAAGTAACACCAAAAGGTGAAACAGAAATAACTCCGGAATACAGACTTCTTCACTCAATATTCGGTGAAAAGGCAAGAGATGTAAAAGATACTTCTTTAAGAGTTCCTCATGGTAAAGAGGGTACTGTTATAGATGTAAGAGTATACAGTAGAGAAAACGGTGATGAATTAAAGCCTGGAGTAGAAGAAGTAGTAAAAGTATTTTTGGCTAAGAAGCGTATAATACAGGAAGGCGATAAAATGGCAGGCCGTCACGGTAACAAAGGGGTTGTTGCCAGAATCATGCCTATAGAGGACATGCCTTTCTTAGAAGACGGTACTCCTGTAGATATATGTCTTAACCCATTGGGTGTACCTTCTCGTATGAATATAGGTCAGGTAATTGAGATGCTGCTCGGTTGGTCTGGTCATAAAATGGGACTTAAATATGCTTGTCCTGTATTTGAAGGACCTAAAGAGGAGGCTTTAAGAGAGGCATTTCTTGCAAGCGGTATGAATGCTAATGGAAAAGTTAGACTCTATGACGGAAGAACAGGAGAGCCTTTCAAAAATGAAGTTGCTGTAGGATACATGTACATGCTTAAACTTAATCACTTAGTAGAAGATAAAGTACATGCTAGAAGTACAGGTCCTTACTCACTTGTTACTCAGCAGCCTTTGGGAGGTAAATCTCAATTCGGAGGTCAGAGATTAGGAGAGATGGAAGTTTGGGCATTAGAGGCTTATGGAGCTGCTAATATGCTTCAAGAGTTCTTAACTGTTAAATCAGATGATATGACAGGACGTGCTAGAATATATGAATCCATTGTTAAAGGTGATGTGATATCCTCTCCGGGTATACCAGAAAGCTTTAATGTATTAGTTCAGGAACTTAGAGGTTTGGGACTTAATATTACTATTCATGATGAAGAAGGCAATCAGCTTCCTTCTACTGAAAAAGAGCTTAGACAGAAAAATAAAAAGAAAGAACCAAAGATTTGGAAATAA
- a CDS encoding CidA/LrgA family protein has protein sequence MKLIKQFTIIFSIYSIADIFSKTLRLPIPGNVIGMILLFVLLAFGIIKENHIDEASDLLIANMSMLFIPGTLAIIDEYKYVKAEIIPFVIICLLLTIIIMVITGLSAQSLEKIFSKIRKSK, from the coding sequence ATGAAATTAATAAAACAATTCACAATTATTTTTTCTATATACTCTATAGCTGATATATTTAGTAAAACTTTAAGACTTCCTATACCTGGTAATGTAATAGGTATGATACTTCTTTTTGTATTACTAGCATTTGGAATAATAAAAGAAAATCATATAGATGAAGCAAGCGATTTATTAATAGCAAATATGTCAATGCTTTTTATACCGGGAACTTTGGCTATTATAGATGAATACAAATATGTTAAAGCAGAAATAATACCTTTTGTTATTATATGCTTATTGCTAACTATAATTATAATGGTTATAACAGGTCTCTCAGCTCAATCTTTAGAAAAAATATTCTCTAAAATAAGGAAATCAAAATGA
- the nusG gene encoding transcription termination/antitermination protein NusG, with amino-acid sequence MSEEISDIKDYKWYIVHTQHGYENKVRERIEKRAKENGMTDLIVDIYIPSETVTSTKNGKKVSKEEFFYPGYVLVKMIMNDATQSMVRRTPGVAGFIGSHATTKEEGNIIPTPLSESDVARIFSDREEKTKTGINEIIGMEFDIGEKVQVIDGPFNGLNGIIENINSDKGRVTVKIEIFGRSTPTELEFSKVKKL; translated from the coding sequence ATGTCTGAAGAAATATCTGATATAAAAGATTATAAATGGTATATAGTTCATACTCAGCACGGTTATGAAAATAAAGTTCGTGAGCGTATAGAGAAAAGAGCTAAAGAAAATGGTATGACTGACCTCATAGTTGATATATATATACCTTCAGAAACAGTAACTTCTACAAAAAATGGTAAGAAAGTTTCTAAAGAGGAATTTTTTTATCCGGGCTATGTTCTAGTAAAGATGATAATGAATGATGCAACACAGTCTATGGTTAGAAGAACTCCAGGCGTTGCAGGATTTATAGGAAGTCATGCTACAACTAAAGAGGAAGGTAATATTATTCCTACTCCTTTAAGTGAATCAGATGTTGCTCGTATATTCTCTGACAGAGAAGAAAAAACTAAAACAGGCATCAATGAAATTATTGGAATGGAATTTGATATAGGTGAAAAGGTTCAGGTAATAGACGGACCTTTCAATGGACTTAATGGTATAATAGAAAATATTAATTCTGATAAAGGAAGAGTAACAGTAAAAATAGAAATATTTGGAAGAAGCACTCCTACAGAATTGGAATTCAGTAAAGTAAAAAAGTTATAA
- a CDS encoding LrgB family protein produces MKELFIQNPIIPIVITLIAYIIAYIIYIKTKLPVLTPLVTSVILVGFSLYFMKVPYTVYNESGGKFINALVGPATVALALPIYRNMPILKANLAVILISIAIGSSLGITGIFISAKLLGISQELFPSLLTKSVTTAIAVDITANMGGMKSITVLSVIISGVVGAITAPFVCKIFRIKSPLAVGLAIGTCSHAVGTSKAIELGETEGAMSGLAIGIAGALTVVILPILYKTLLIIWN; encoded by the coding sequence ATGAAAGAATTATTTATACAAAATCCTATAATACCAATAGTAATAACTTTAATAGCATATATAATAGCATATATTATATATATAAAAACTAAATTACCTGTACTTACACCTTTAGTAACTAGTGTAATATTAGTTGGTTTTTCTCTATATTTTATGAAAGTACCTTACACAGTTTATAATGAAAGCGGAGGAAAATTTATAAATGCTCTTGTAGGACCTGCAACTGTAGCACTGGCTCTGCCTATATATAGAAATATGCCTATATTAAAAGCTAACTTGGCTGTAATATTAATAAGTATAGCTATCGGAAGTTCATTAGGTATTACCGGAATATTTATTTCAGCAAAATTACTTGGAATATCTCAGGAATTATTTCCTTCTCTGCTGACAAAGTCCGTTACTACTGCAATTGCTGTAGATATAACTGCAAATATGGGAGGAATGAAATCTATAACTGTTCTATCGGTTATTATATCTGGAGTAGTAGGAGCTATCACTGCACCTTTTGTATGCAAAATATTTAGAATAAAATCTCCTCTTGCAGTAGGGCTTGCAATAGGTACTTGTTCCCATGCTGTAGGAACTAGTAAGGCTATAGAACTCGGAGAGACTGAAGGGGCTATGTCTGGGCTTGCAATAGGTATTGCTGGGGCTTTAACTGTTGTAATACTTCCTATACTATATAAAACGCTATTAATTATATGGAATTAA
- the rplL gene encoding 50S ribosomal protein L7/L12 → MALSKEEILQAIEEMKVIELHELVEAIKEKFNVTAAMPVAAVAAAPAGGAAAPAEEEKNEFDIILTGFDAAQKIALIKEVRAVSGLGLKEAKDAVEKGGETIKSGVSKEEAAAIKKQLEAAGGKVEVK, encoded by the coding sequence ATGGCTTTAAGTAAAGAAGAAATATTACAAGCAATAGAAGAAATGAAAGTTATAGAGCTTCATGAATTAGTAGAAGCTATTAAAGAAAAATTTAATGTAACAGCAGCTATGCCTGTAGCAGCAGTAGCAGCAGCTCCAGCAGGCGGTGCAGCAGCTCCAGCTGAAGAAGAAAAAAATGAATTTGACATCATTCTTACAGGTTTTGATGCAGCTCAAAAAATTGCTCTTATTAAAGAAGTTAGAGCAGTTAGCGGCTTAGGCTTAAAAGAAGCTAAAGATGCTGTTGAAAAAGGCGGAGAAACAATCAAATCAGGCGTTTCTAAAGAAGAAGCTGCAGCTATTAAGAAACAATTAGAAGCAGCAGGCGGTAAAGTTGAAGTTAAATAA
- the rplA gene encoding 50S ribosomal protein L1, which produces MATKEKKIGGKRYDAIRKQVEKLRLYSVDEAIELAKKNATCKFDETIEVTINLNILPKHSIRDTLSFPNAFGKEKRVVVFAQGEKADEAKAAGAVEVGFEDLIDKVKGGYTDFDVAISTPDLMKEVGKLGQILGRKGLMPNPKTGTVTLDIAQAVKSFKAGRMEYRADKNGIVRMGIGKASMNVSQLNENFKAFYDEILRKKPTDLKGEYIKAVGVTSTMGVGIKIDHKKIKM; this is translated from the coding sequence ATGGCTACAAAAGAGAAAAAAATAGGTGGCAAACGTTACGACGCTATAAGAAAGCAAGTAGAGAAATTAAGACTCTATTCCGTAGATGAAGCTATTGAATTAGCTAAGAAAAACGCTACCTGTAAATTTGATGAAACTATTGAGGTAACAATAAACCTTAATATATTACCAAAACACTCAATAAGAGATACATTATCATTCCCAAATGCCTTTGGTAAAGAAAAAAGAGTAGTAGTATTTGCTCAGGGAGAAAAAGCTGATGAAGCTAAAGCAGCAGGAGCTGTAGAAGTTGGTTTTGAAGATTTAATAGATAAAGTTAAAGGCGGATATACTGACTTTGATGTTGCTATTTCTACTCCGGACTTGATGAAAGAAGTAGGTAAATTGGGACAAATTCTTGGAAGAAAAGGTCTTATGCCTAACCCAAAAACAGGAACAGTTACACTTGATATAGCACAGGCTGTAAAAAGTTTCAAAGCCGGAAGAATGGAATACAGAGCTGATAAAAATGGTATAGTAAGAATGGGTATTGGTAAGGCTTCTATGAATGTTTCTCAATTAAATGAGAATTTCAAAGCATTCTATGATGAAATTTTAAGAAAAAAACCTACAGACTTAAAAGGTGAATATATCAAAGCAGTTGGTGTAACATCTACAATGGGTGTGGGTATAAAAATAGATCATAAAAAAATCAAAATGTAA
- the rplJ gene encoding 50S ribosomal protein L10 — MPNKKNIETVSLLKETMGACAGLVFFDYRGVTVAQLTDLRRELAKTSSSMKICKNSLVDIALKELGREVKDEMFINPTAVVFAKEDVPSAAKVISEASKKNDKIKIKGGYMGADLLDPAQVQVVANIPPREVLLSHLVTALESPISSFANSLQSIISELAYVLDSVEEEKKKSA, encoded by the coding sequence ATGCCTAATAAGAAAAACATTGAAACAGTATCATTGCTTAAAGAAACTATGGGAGCATGTGCTGGTTTGGTATTCTTCGATTACAGAGGGGTAACAGTAGCACAGCTTACAGATTTAAGACGCGAATTAGCAAAGACTTCTTCTTCAATGAAAATATGTAAAAACTCTTTGGTTGATATTGCTTTAAAAGAGTTAGGCAGAGAAGTAAAAGATGAGATGTTCATTAATCCTACTGCTGTAGTATTTGCTAAGGAAGATGTTCCTAGTGCAGCTAAAGTGATAAGTGAAGCATCTAAAAAGAATGATAAAATCAAAATCAAAGGCGGTTATATGGGGGCAGATTTGCTTGACCCAGCACAAGTACAAGTTGTAGCAAATATTCCGCCAAGAGAAGTTTTACTATCTCATCTTGTTACAGCACTCGAGTCTCCTATATCAAGTTTTGCAAACAGTTTGCAAAGTATTATATCAGAACTTGCTTATGTGCTTGACAGTGTTGAAGAAGAAAAGAAAAAATCAGCTTAA
- the secE gene encoding preprotein translocase subunit SecE: MADKKKNNIIDSIKEIKKELFERSVWPTRQDVMNQTVIVIILLVLASAFLGAADYVVTFLTRALLDGSILGSLISSKITLVLILAIVVLFVVYFAIRYMRKNRYNR, translated from the coding sequence ATGGCTGATAAAAAGAAAAATAATATAATCGACTCCATCAAAGAGATAAAAAAAGAACTCTTTGAGAGAAGTGTTTGGCCTACTCGTCAAGATGTAATGAATCAGACAGTTATTGTTATAATACTTCTTGTTTTAGCATCAGCTTTTTTGGGAGCTGCTGATTATGTGGTAACATTTTTGACAAGGGCTTTATTAGACGGTTCTATTTTGGGTAGCTTAATATCTTCTAAAATCACATTAGTTCTTATTCTTGCCATAGTTGTTCTATTTGTGGTATATTTTGCTATTCGCTATATGAGAAAAAATAGATATAATAGGTGA
- the rpmG gene encoding 50S ribosomal protein L33: MAGAKVKTEQIHLQCTECKRKNYITTKNKQNVPEKLELKKYCPHDKKHTIHKELKVSR, encoded by the coding sequence ATGGCAGGTGCTAAAGTAAAAACAGAACAAATCCATCTTCAATGCACAGAATGCAAAAGAAAGAATTATATAACAACAAAAAATAAACAAAATGTTCCGGAAAAATTGGAGTTAAAAAAATATTGTCCTCATGATAAAAAACATACAATTCATAAGGAATTAAAAGTATCAAGATAA